The region CTCTCGATCCAGGCCGTGATGGTCCGGGCGCCCATGGCCGTCACGGTCCTGTCGAGCACCCACAGCAACGTCGCGCGTCGCGACCCGTCCTGGTCCCGCCTGACAAGCTCGAGGTTGCGCCTGGTGGATGGGTCGATCGACACATAGTCGCCCGCGCGGTATACCCGCACCGAGGATAGCTGGGCGACCGTAGACTTCTGCGTCTCCCGCACGTAGCGCAGCAGGGCGCCGGCAGCCGAGACCGCCGCGGGCATACCGTCGAGGCCGAAACCGGAGACAGACGCCACCCCGAACTGCCGCATCATCGTCGAAGCCGCCTCATCGGGGGCAAATGCCCTCTCCTCGTACACTGTCACGATCGACGCGGGGCACTGCTGCCTAAACGTCCTGATTGCGGGGTCGTTCTGCAGCGCCATGGGGACCAGGACCTCCGAGGGCGTAACCCTGAGGAGCTCGGGCAGAGCCGCGGACGCCACGGCAGCGCCCGCCGCCCCGGCGTCCGGTTCCACCTGGGTCGTGAAGAATTCCCCGGTCGAGACGTCGGCGAATGCAACGCCGGCAACGGTTCGCCTGCCTCCCCCCCGGATGAGAGATACCGAGGCGATGTAGTTGTTTCGCCTCTCGTCGAGCATCTCCCCGTCCGTAACGGTTCCGGGGGTGATGACCCTGACTACCTCGCGGTTAACCAGGCCTTTTGCGGTCCGCGGATCCTCAACCTGTTCGCACACCGCGATCCTGTAACCCTTCGAGATGAGCCGCGATATGTATTGAGTCGAGGCGTGGTGCGGGATACCGCACATCGGAGCCCTCTCGCCTCTCCCCGCGTCCCTTCCTGTAAGAACCAGCTCCAGCTCGCGCGACGCCACCTCGGCGTCCTCGTAGAAAAGCTCGTAGAAGTCCCCGAGCCTGAAGAAGAGGAGCATGCCGGGGTACTGCCGCTTTATGTCCTTGTACTGTCTCAGCATGGGTGTCGTGGCGTCCACTTTACCCCTCCCGCCAGGCCGTGAATTCTGCCCGTGTCCACGAAAAACCTCTTGGGGCGGCAGCGCAAGGAGGAATTCGGGATGAGTTGGCAGAATGTTGCCTGATCGAGAACAGAAAAGGGGCCATAGCCCCGAGAAAGTACAGGAGGTGCAGAACGTGGGTTTTCGGGGGTCATCTAGTCTCAAAGCGGCCGCCTTCGCTCTCGTCACCGTGATGCTTGCCGGCGTGCTCAGCGGCTGCGGCGGGGGATCATCCGAGATCAAGATCGGGTGCTTCTATCCGCTGACGGGCGCCAACGCGGCAAAGGGGCAGTTCAACAAGAACGGAACCCAGCTCGCGATCGACGACATCAACGCCGCCGGAGGACTCCTCGGCAAGAAGGTCGTTCCCGTGTACGAGGACACCCAGTCCAAGAAGGAGAACGTCCCGAACGTCGTCCGCAAGCTAATCGAGCAGGACAAGGCCGTCGCGCTCATGGGCGAGGTCGCCAGCTCCAACTCGATCGCTGCCGGCCCCGTCGTGAAGCAGCTCAAGGTCCCAGCCATTGCGCCGACGTCCACCAACCCGAAGGTCGTTATGGACCCCGAAGATGTGACCAAACTGAACCCATTCTACTTCCGCGCCTGCTTCATCGACCCGCTGCAGGGCGCCGTCCTCGCGAACTTCGTCTCGAAGAACCTTAACAAGACGAAGGCGGCCCTCCTCTACAACATAGCGCAGGATTACAACAAGGGACTTGCCCAGTTCTTCAAGGAGAGGTTCCAGAAGAACGGCGGCACGATCATCGCCGAAGAGACCTATCCCGACCAAACCCAGGACTTCAAGCCGCAGCTCACCAAGATCAAGGAAGCCAATCCTGAAGCAATCATCATTCCCAACACCTACGCCGAGAACGGCCTCATACTGAGGCAGGCGAAGGAACTCGGGATTAATGCCATCTTCCTCGCCGGCGACGCGTCGCACGCGCCGAAACTGATCGAGATCGGCGGCGACGGAGCGGAAGGCGTGTACCTCACCACTCTGTACGCGCCGGACGACCCCGACCCCAAGGCGCAGGCTTTCGCCAAGAAGTACCGCGATAAGTTCAAGGAGGAGCCGAACAGCAACGCGTGCTTCTCCTATGAGGCAATGATGGTCATCGGCGAGGCGGTCAAGAAGGCCGGCAAGGCCGAGCCCCAGGCGATCCGCGATGCCATGGAGAACGTCAAGGACATCGAGGTTCCCTCGGGTAAGTTCACCATGGACCCAAAGACCCACAACCCGCTCAACAAACCGGTCGTCGTCATCCAGGTCAAGGGCAACGGGTTCGTGTTCGTGACTAAGGTGACGCCGGAGTAACACAAGTGATTGGTGACCGGGCCCCGACTCGCGGGGCCCGGTATTCCATTATGGCAATACCTCAAAGGAGCCCACACTAATGAAGGAGTTCACGCAGCAACTCTTGAACGGCCTCGCGATAGGCAGCGTTTATGCCCTGGTGGCCGTCGGGTATACCCTTGTGTTCGGCGTGCTCCGGTTCATCAACTTCGCCCACGGCAGCGTCCTGACGTTCGCCGCGTACGTCTCGCTGTTCGGGATGCTTGCCTTGAAGCTCCCGTTCGCGGTCGCTTTCGGGGGCAGCCTTGTGGTAAGCGGGCTCTTCTCCATCATGGTGGAAAGGCAGGCGTACAGGCCCCTTCGCCTGCAGGGCGCGCCCAATCTCAACTTACTGATCACCTCTATCGGCGTGTCGCTTCTCGTGGAAAACGCAATAATCGTGTTTTACAGCGCGGATTTCTTCGTGTTCCCGAAAGTCCTGAGTTCTTCAACGATTTCCCTCGGAGGGGTGGCCACGATCCCCCCCGTTGACCTGCTCCTCACGGGCGTGGCGATTACACTGATGGTCCTGCTGTACGTTTTTGTCAACTACACCAAGATGGGTGTGGCTATACAGGCGCTCGCGTACGACCGCGACGCGGCCGCGCTGATGGGGATCAACATCAACCTGGCCATCGCTTACACCTTCTTCATAGCCGGGACGATGGCGTCCGCCGCCGGCGTGCTCATCGGTATGAAGTTCAACGTGAACCCGTACCTCGGCGGGTTGTTCGGGGTGAAGTCGTTCGCCGCGGCCGTCGTTGGTGGCATCGGCAGTATCCCGGGCTCATACCTGGGCGGCTACCTCATCGGGATCCTCGAGACAATGGGCGCCGGCTACGTATCGTCCAACTACAAGGACGCCATAGCATTCGTGCTGCTCGTTTTGATACTGCTTTTCAAGCCCAGCGGTCTGCTCGGCCGGGGGTTACAGGAAAAGGTGTGACGACATGAGCGTAAACGGATCGAAGGCCTTCGCAAGGGGGCTGACGACGCTGGCTGTACTCGTCGTCGGCGCCTGGGTGCTCGGGTCGCTGCTCCAGGCGACCCTCCCGAACTACTTCACCGGAATACTCACGTTCGTGGCAATAAACTCCGTGCTCGCCCTGAGCTGGAATCTGGTGTCCGGCTTCACCGGGCAGTTCAGCCTCGGCCACGCCGGCTTCATGGCGGTCGGCGGTTACACGTCCGCCATTCTAATGGTCCGGCTGAAGCTGCCATTCGTGGTTTCGTTCGTCTCAGGCGGGATCTTCGCCGGGGTACTCGGCTTCCTCGTAGGGTTTCCCTCGCTCCGGCTTGCCGGCGATTACCTGGCCATCGTCACTCTCGGCTTCCAGTACATCATGTTGGCCGTGCTCAACAACACGACTGATTTGACCGGTGGCGGGCTCGGGATGGCCGGCGTTCCGTTCAGGACGTATCTGCCCGTTGCCTCCCTGACCCTTGTTTGCACACTGTGGTTGCTCTCCAACGTCGTACATTCCAAACAGGGGCGCTGCTTCGTGGCGGTCAAGGAAGACGACATCGCAGCGCAGTCGGTCGGCATTAACACCACCTACTACAAGGTGCTCGCGTTCATCATATCGTCGTTCTTCGCCGGTTTGGGCGGCGCGCTGCTCGGGCACTTCACCATGTACCTGCACCCCGACATATTCAACTACCTCAAGTCGATTGAATCGGTCTCCATGGTCATTCTCGGGGGCCTCGGCAGCCTGACCGGTTCCATAGTCGGCGCAATCTGCATCACGCTGGTACCTGAGGTGTTCAGGAACCTCGCCACGCTCGCGTCGAGGATCGGCCTCACCGAGGCCGGCGATTTCCTGAGGCGCGGCTGGATGGTGTTCTACGCCCTCCTCTTCCTCATCATGATGCTGGCGAGGCCCAAGGGCCTCATGGGTGGCCGCGAACTCACCTGGGCCGGCCTGCGCTCGCTGGCCGGCGGCTTCGCCGGTGGAAAGGGGGGTAGGCAGTGGCCGTCCTCGAAGTAAGGGGTCTCACGATAAGGTTCGGCGGGCTGGTCGCTGTCAACGACGTCTCGCTCGACGTTGACGAAGGGAAGATCATCGGGCTGATAGGGCCGAACGGCGCCGGCAAGACCACGATCTTCAATCTCATAACCGGTGTCTACACCCCCACGAAGGGCGAAGTCAGGTACCGCGGCAGGAGCCTGGTCGGGTTAAAGCCGTACCAGGTAGCCCACCTTGGCGCGGTGCGCACGTTCCAGAACATCAGATTATTCAAGAACCTCACAGTATACGAGAACGTGAGGACCGCCGCGCACGCGGCAGCGAACTACTCGCTCCTGGACGGCTTCCTGCACACGCCGAAGTACCACAAGTACGAGTCGGAGCTCGACGACTGGTCGCGGAAGCTCCTCAAGATGCTCAACCTGGACTCCAGGGCCTCCGACGTCGCGTCGAGCCTTCCGTACGGCCTGCAACGCCGCCTGGAGATCGCCAGGGCGCTGGCACTGAAACCCGAGCTCCTGCTGCTGGATGAACCGGCCGCCGGCATGAACCCATACGAGTGCCGCGACCTGATATCGTTCATCAGGGAGATCCGCGGGCAGTTCGACCTGACCATATTCATAATCGAGCATCACATGGACGTGATCATGAGCATTTCCGACAGGATGTACGTCCTGAACTTCGGACAGCTGTTAGCCGAGGGCACGCCGGCCGAGATCCAGGGCAATCCGCGCGTCATCGAGGCTTACCTCGGGGAGGAGGAACGTGATGCTTAAGGTCGAGAGTCTCAACGTCTACTACGGCGGCATCCACGCCCTCGACGACGTCTCTCTCGAGGTCAGGCCGGGCGAAGTCGTGACCATAATCGGCGCGAACGGCGCCGGGAAGAGTACCCTCCTGAGGACCATATCGGGCCTGGTAAAGGTGAGCTCCGGTGACGTTACCTTCCTGGAGAAGACGATCGTGGGGGTGCCGTCCCACGAGATCGTGGCCCGCGGCATAGCCCACGCTCCGGAGGGCAGGCGCATATTCGGAAACCTGACGGTCAAACACAACCTGAAACTGGGCGCATTCCTCCGGAAGGATCAGGACCAGATCGGCCGGGACATGGAGCGCGTGTTCCGCCTGTTCCCCCGCCTGAAAGAGCGCGAGACCCAGCTGGCGGGCACACTCTCAGGCGGCGAGCAGCAGATGCTGTGCATAGGCAGGGCGCTCATGTCGGCGCCGAAGCTGCTGCTCCTCGACGAGCCCTCGATGGGTCTCGCGCCCGTGCTCGTACAGGAGATATACCGCGAGGTGCACAAGCTCCGCGAGGAGGTGACGATACTCCTCGTCGAGCAGAACGCCTACCAGGCGTTGCGGGCGGCCGACAGGGGCTACGTGCTCGAGACGGGGCGAATCGTCATGGAAGGCCCGTGCGAGCAGATCAGGAAAGACCCGGAGGTGAAGAAGGCTTACCTGGGAGGCTAGATTCGAGGGTCCAGGTGCGCGCCTTCACGATCCCCACTTCGACCAGGGAGTTCCGCGCGACCTCCCCCGGGATCAACACCACCTTGTTGGTCTTGGTCCTCCCCATCGACACCGCGGGGTCCTTCTCGCTGGGCCCTTCAACCAGCACCTCGACGCTCGACCCGACGAGTCCCTGGTTGATGCGCAGGGCGATGGGGTTGATCTCCCTCGTCAACGCGGCCAGCCTGCGTCGCCGCTCCTCGATGGGGACCTGGCCGGGCATCGCGGCTGCGCTCGTCCCGCTCCGCGGCGAGTACATGAACGTGTACGCCATGTCGAAACGCACGGTCCTCACGAGGTCGAGGGTATCCTCGAAGTCTCGCTCGGTTTCGCCCGGGAAACCGACTATGATATCCGTAGTCACCGAGGCCCCCGGGGCTGCCATGCGGACCCTCTCGATCAGGTCCATGTACCGGTCGCGAGTGTACCCGCGGTTCATCGCCTGGAGCACTTTATCGGCGCCGGCCTGGACAGGCAGGTGAAAGTGCTCGCAAACGTGCCGGGAAGACGCGACGGCATCGATTATGTCCTGGGAAAAGTCCTTCGGGTGTGACGTCATGTAGCGGATCCGCTCGATGCCTCGCACCGAATCGAGCGTGCTGAGGAGCGACGAGAAGCCGCGGTCGTCACCGGCGTCTTTACCGTAGGAATTGACGTTTTGCCCGAGCAGCATGATCTCCTTGAATCCGGCAGAGACCGCGTCCTTTACCTCGGAGACCACGTCATCCGCCTTCCTGCTCCGCTCCCTTCCCCTCACGTACGGGACAATGCAGTAGGAACAGAAGTTGTTGCAGCCGTGCATGATGGTAACGTAGGCGGTCACGCCCCGGCCGCGAACGAACGGTTGCGGTCCCGCCTCGGGCCTCTCGCACGTCCACACATCGAACACGCGGCCTCCCCCCGACCTCACGGCGTCAACGAGATCGGGCAGCTCGCGCATGTTGAATGTCCCAAACACCAGGTCGACGTGCGGGAGCTTTGTCCTGATCCGCTCGGCGATCTCCTGTTGCTGGGTCATGCACCCGCCCACAGCGATCACGAGGTGGGCCTTGCGGTCTTTGAGTCGCTTGAGATCTCCGAGACGCCCCATAATGCGCCTCTCGGCCGTCTCACGGACGCAGCAGGTATTGACGACGATGACGTCCGCATCCTCCAGAGATGCGGCGGGCGTGTAGCCGCGTCCTTCCAGTAAACCAGCCATGATCTCGGAATCGCGGACGTTCATCTGGCAGCCGAACGTGAGGATGGAGTATTTCAACGATGGGTCATCCCGCACTTCAGTCATCGTCCCCCGCCCGCCGCATAGGAGCGCTGCACGGTTTTCATGTAGTAGTAGGTCATAGCGACGAGCACCGCTGCGAGCAACGGGAGAACGCCGGGGGTGTAGGATACGTTTACGTCCATTCCCAGGATACCGCCTCCGACGCGGCCCAGCAGGCCATTCCCTCGCGACTCGAGCGTGCAGTCGAAGCCGAGGACTCTGCCTCCGCACCTGCCGGTTATCCTTTCCCGGTTTTCCGACCACTCCAGTACGAGATCCTTGCCCACGAGCGGGCTTCCGAACCTCCCTTCGGCCTTATTATCCGTAAGCCGGACCCATACATCCTTGCCGAAGAGGGTTCCTCCGATCCGTCCGCGCAGCGTGCCAGATCCCCTGTCGTAG is a window of Bacillota bacterium DNA encoding:
- a CDS encoding ABC transporter ATP-binding protein translates to MAVLEVRGLTIRFGGLVAVNDVSLDVDEGKIIGLIGPNGAGKTTIFNLITGVYTPTKGEVRYRGRSLVGLKPYQVAHLGAVRTFQNIRLFKNLTVYENVRTAAHAAANYSLLDGFLHTPKYHKYESELDDWSRKLLKMLNLDSRASDVASSLPYGLQRRLEIARALALKPELLLLDEPAAGMNPYECRDLISFIREIRGQFDLTIFIIEHHMDVIMSISDRMYVLNFGQLLAEGTPAEIQGNPRVIEAYLGEEERDA
- the miaB gene encoding tRNA (N6-isopentenyl adenosine(37)-C2)-methylthiotransferase MiaB codes for the protein MTEVRDDPSLKYSILTFGCQMNVRDSEIMAGLLEGRGYTPAASLEDADVIVVNTCCVRETAERRIMGRLGDLKRLKDRKAHLVIAVGGCMTQQQEIAERIRTKLPHVDLVFGTFNMRELPDLVDAVRSGGGRVFDVWTCERPEAGPQPFVRGRGVTAYVTIMHGCNNFCSYCIVPYVRGRERSRKADDVVSEVKDAVSAGFKEIMLLGQNVNSYGKDAGDDRGFSSLLSTLDSVRGIERIRYMTSHPKDFSQDIIDAVASSRHVCEHFHLPVQAGADKVLQAMNRGYTRDRYMDLIERVRMAAPGASVTTDIIVGFPGETERDFEDTLDLVRTVRFDMAYTFMYSPRSGTSAAAMPGQVPIEERRRRLAALTREINPIALRINQGLVGSSVEVLVEGPSEKDPAVSMGRTKTNKVVLIPGEVARNSLVEVGIVKARTWTLESSLPGKPSSPPGLS
- a CDS encoding branched-chain amino acid ABC transporter permease, producing MKEFTQQLLNGLAIGSVYALVAVGYTLVFGVLRFINFAHGSVLTFAAYVSLFGMLALKLPFAVAFGGSLVVSGLFSIMVERQAYRPLRLQGAPNLNLLITSIGVSLLVENAIIVFYSADFFVFPKVLSSSTISLGGVATIPPVDLLLTGVAITLMVLLYVFVNYTKMGVAIQALAYDRDAAALMGININLAIAYTFFIAGTMASAAGVLIGMKFNVNPYLGGLFGVKSFAAAVVGGIGSIPGSYLGGYLIGILETMGAGYVSSNYKDAIAFVLLVLILLFKPSGLLGRGLQEKV
- a CDS encoding ABC transporter ATP-binding protein; its protein translation is MLKVESLNVYYGGIHALDDVSLEVRPGEVVTIIGANGAGKSTLLRTISGLVKVSSGDVTFLEKTIVGVPSHEIVARGIAHAPEGRRIFGNLTVKHNLKLGAFLRKDQDQIGRDMERVFRLFPRLKERETQLAGTLSGGEQQMLCIGRALMSAPKLLLLDEPSMGLAPVLVQEIYREVHKLREEVTILLVEQNAYQALRAADRGYVLETGRIVMEGPCEQIRKDPEVKKAYLGG
- a CDS encoding ABC transporter substrate-binding protein — encoded protein: MGFRGSSSLKAAAFALVTVMLAGVLSGCGGGSSEIKIGCFYPLTGANAAKGQFNKNGTQLAIDDINAAGGLLGKKVVPVYEDTQSKKENVPNVVRKLIEQDKAVALMGEVASSNSIAAGPVVKQLKVPAIAPTSTNPKVVMDPEDVTKLNPFYFRACFIDPLQGAVLANFVSKNLNKTKAALLYNIAQDYNKGLAQFFKERFQKNGGTIIAEETYPDQTQDFKPQLTKIKEANPEAIIIPNTYAENGLILRQAKELGINAIFLAGDASHAPKLIEIGGDGAEGVYLTTLYAPDDPDPKAQAFAKKYRDKFKEEPNSNACFSYEAMMVIGEAVKKAGKAEPQAIRDAMENVKDIEVPSGKFTMDPKTHNPLNKPVVVIQVKGNGFVFVTKVTPE
- a CDS encoding branched-chain amino acid ABC transporter permease — encoded protein: MSVNGSKAFARGLTTLAVLVVGAWVLGSLLQATLPNYFTGILTFVAINSVLALSWNLVSGFTGQFSLGHAGFMAVGGYTSAILMVRLKLPFVVSFVSGGIFAGVLGFLVGFPSLRLAGDYLAIVTLGFQYIMLAVLNNTTDLTGGGLGMAGVPFRTYLPVASLTLVCTLWLLSNVVHSKQGRCFVAVKEDDIAAQSVGINTTYYKVLAFIISSFFAGLGGALLGHFTMYLHPDIFNYLKSIESVSMVILGGLGSLTGSIVGAICITLVPEVFRNLATLASRIGLTEAGDFLRRGWMVFYALLFLIMMLARPKGLMGGRELTWAGLRSLAGGFAGGKGGRQWPSSK